The Cellulophaga sp. L1A9 genome window below encodes:
- the def gene encoding peptide deformylase, with protein sequence MILPIIAYGDPVLRKVGTDIAKDYPKLETLVENMWETMYNASGVGLAAPQIGLPIRLFVIDTTPFSEDEDLAPEDQKALDGFKKVFVNAKIEEETGEEWNFNEGCLSIPDIREDVNRKETIKITYLDENFNEKSESYGGLLARVIQHEYDHIEGILFTDKLSSLKKRLLKGKLSNISKGKISADYRMRFPDMKKGR encoded by the coding sequence ATGATATTACCAATTATCGCTTACGGAGATCCAGTTTTACGAAAAGTAGGAACTGATATAGCAAAGGACTATCCTAAACTAGAAACCTTAGTCGAAAATATGTGGGAAACCATGTATAATGCAAGTGGCGTTGGTTTGGCAGCACCACAAATTGGCTTGCCTATTCGCTTATTTGTTATAGACACAACGCCATTTTCAGAGGATGAAGATTTAGCTCCAGAAGATCAAAAAGCACTAGATGGCTTTAAGAAAGTGTTCGTGAATGCTAAGATAGAGGAAGAAACAGGAGAAGAGTGGAACTTTAATGAAGGGTGTTTAAGTATTCCTGATATTCGCGAAGATGTGAATAGAAAAGAAACCATTAAGATTACCTATTTAGATGAAAATTTTAATGAAAAAAGTGAGAGCTACGGAGGTTTATTGGCCAGAGTAATTCAACATGAATATGATCATATTGAAGGAATTTTGTTTACAGATAAACTATCGAGCCTAAAAAAGCGTTTATTAAAAGGAAAATTGAGTAACATTTCAAAAGGAAAAATTAGTGCAGATTATCGCATGCGTTTTCCAGATATGAAAAAAGGTAGGTAA
- a CDS encoding 2,3,4,5-tetrahydropyridine-2,6-dicarboxylate N-succinyltransferase: MTELREQIEKAWDNRDLLKEEKTQTAIRSVIDLLDEGKLRCAEPTTDGWQINEWVKKAVVLYFPIQKMETLEAGIFEYHDKMPLKRGYKEKGIRVVPGATARHGAYISAGTILMPSYVNIGAYVDEGTMVDTWATVGSCAQIGKNVHLSGGVGIGGVLEPLQAAPVIIEDNVFVGSRCIVVEGVRVEKEAVLGANVVLTASTKIIDVTGDTPVERKGLVPARSVVIPGSYTKKFAAGEYNVPCALIIGTRKESTNKKTSLNDALREYDVAV, encoded by the coding sequence ATGACGGAATTAAGAGAGCAAATAGAAAAAGCTTGGGATAACCGAGATTTATTGAAAGAAGAAAAGACACAAACTGCAATACGCTCAGTAATAGATTTATTAGATGAAGGTAAATTGCGTTGTGCAGAACCAACAACAGATGGTTGGCAAATAAATGAATGGGTTAAAAAAGCAGTAGTATTATATTTCCCTATTCAGAAAATGGAAACTCTTGAAGCTGGTATTTTTGAATACCACGATAAAATGCCTTTAAAAAGAGGATATAAAGAAAAAGGAATTCGTGTAGTACCAGGAGCTACGGCAAGACACGGAGCTTACATCTCTGCGGGTACTATTTTAATGCCTAGTTATGTAAATATAGGTGCATATGTAGACGAGGGTACTATGGTAGATACTTGGGCTACAGTTGGTAGCTGTGCTCAAATTGGTAAAAATGTACACCTTAGTGGAGGCGTTGGTATCGGTGGTGTTTTAGAGCCATTACAAGCCGCTCCTGTAATCATTGAAGACAATGTGTTTGTAGGTTCTAGATGTATTGTTGTAGAAGGCGTACGTGTAGAAAAAGAAGCTGTATTAGGTGCAAATGTTGTCCTTACAGCATCAACAAAAATTATTGATGTTACTGGAGATACTCCTGTTGAACGTAAAGGTTTAGTGCCTGCAAGATCAGTAGTTATCCCTGGGAGTTACACAAAAAAGTTTGCTGCAGGAGAATACAACGTTCCTTGTGCATTAATTATTGGTACGCGTAAAGAAAGTACAAATAAAAAGACCTCTCTAAACGATGCGCTTAGAGAATATGATGTTGCTGTATAA
- a CDS encoding NTP transferase domain-containing protein: protein MKIVILAAGMGSRLGNPFPKPLTPLVNGKSIMQMQVDNIDAYYSIDDISVVVGFKKNLIMERFPDLSYIYNPFFDNTNTSKSLLKALKKFRDKSVLWMNGDVVFDEKLFDVLSPFIKKKQSFVAVNTSKVADEEVKYTLENGFIKKLSKTVTGGLGEAVGINYIASKDINSFIARLEECDANDYFERGIEIAIEKDGLEVCAVDISQYNCMEVDFQEDLDNANKLLE, encoded by the coding sequence ATGAAAATAGTGATACTAGCTGCCGGAATGGGTTCAAGATTAGGAAACCCGTTTCCTAAACCTTTAACGCCTTTGGTGAATGGAAAAAGTATCATGCAAATGCAAGTAGATAATATAGATGCTTACTATTCTATTGATGATATTAGTGTAGTTGTAGGTTTTAAAAAAAACCTAATCATGGAGCGTTTTCCTGATTTAAGTTATATCTACAATCCTTTTTTTGACAATACAAATACCTCAAAAAGTTTATTAAAGGCTTTAAAAAAATTCAGAGATAAATCTGTACTTTGGATGAATGGCGATGTAGTATTTGATGAAAAACTATTTGACGTTTTGAGTCCATTTATCAAGAAGAAACAGTCTTTCGTTGCTGTAAACACAAGTAAAGTAGCTGATGAAGAGGTGAAATATACCTTAGAAAATGGGTTTATTAAAAAACTTTCAAAAACAGTTACAGGCGGTCTAGGTGAAGCCGTTGGGATTAATTATATCGCATCAAAAGACATCAATAGTTTTATTGCTAGATTAGAAGAATGTGACGCTAACGATTATTTTGAACGTGGTATTGAAATTGCCATAGAAAAAGATGGTTTGGAAGTGTGTGCTGTAGATATTTCTCAATACAATTGTATGGAAGTAGATTTTCAGGAAGATTTAGATAACGCCAATAAGCTACTGGAATAA
- a CDS encoding DUF5606 domain-containing protein, with protein MSLDKILSIGGKPGLFKLLTQTRAGFVAESLLDGKKITVGFKNNVSVLSEIAIYTLDAEIPLREVFRKIQEKENGEKTPVSHKDDKLKLEEYFFEILPNYDEDRVYASDIKKVIQWYNMLQEQGIADFEAKEETKEEVKEEE; from the coding sequence ATGAGTTTAGATAAAATTTTATCCATAGGAGGAAAACCAGGTTTGTTTAAATTATTAACACAGACTAGAGCTGGTTTTGTAGCAGAATCATTATTAGATGGTAAAAAAATAACCGTTGGTTTTAAGAACAATGTAAGTGTTCTTTCGGAAATCGCGATTTACACACTAGATGCAGAAATTCCGCTTCGAGAAGTGTTCAGAAAAATTCAAGAAAAAGAAAATGGGGAGAAAACTCCGGTTTCTCACAAAGATGATAAGTTAAAATTAGAAGAGTACTTTTTTGAAATACTTCCTAATTATGATGAAGATAGAGTATATGCCAGTGACATTAAGAAAGTTATTCAATGGTATAATATGCTTCAAGAGCAAGGAATAGCAGATTTTGAAGCAAAAGAAGAAACTAAAGAAGAAGTAAAAGAAGAAGAGTAA
- the ruvX gene encoding Holliday junction resolvase RuvX — MARIVAIDYGKVRTGIAVTDELQLIASGLTTVATKELIDFLKNYIATENVELIVVGEPKQMNNQVSESEALILPFIEKLKLSFPSMKIERQDERFTSKMAFQTMIDSGLKKKQRRDKALVDEISATIILQAYLNRI; from the coding sequence ATGGCAAGGATTGTTGCAATTGATTATGGTAAAGTGCGAACAGGAATTGCTGTTACGGATGAGTTACAACTTATTGCATCAGGATTAACCACTGTAGCCACAAAGGAATTGATTGATTTTTTAAAGAACTATATCGCCACCGAGAATGTGGAGCTGATAGTGGTTGGAGAACCAAAACAAATGAATAATCAAGTTTCAGAATCTGAAGCTTTGATTTTACCATTTATAGAGAAGTTGAAGCTTAGTTTTCCTTCTATGAAAATTGAGCGCCAAGATGAAAGGTTTACCTCCAAAATGGCGTTTCAGACGATGATAGATAGTGGTTTAAAAAAGAAGCAGAGAAGAGACAAAGCATTGGTTGATGAGATTAGTGCGACAATTATTTTACAAGCATATTTAAACAGAATTTAA